From a single Lolium rigidum isolate FL_2022 chromosome 7, APGP_CSIRO_Lrig_0.1, whole genome shotgun sequence genomic region:
- the LOC124670616 gene encoding two-component response regulator ORR42-like, translating to MASNAQGSHMKALLVEHAAVETLFHSAILHMFHCETTVAKTGKEAVDLFLEGKKFDIVLCEKEMPVMNGLEAVEKIRAIGETDVKIVGVSVDCNAMEAFMSAGADVFVPKPITLDVLSAIIQEIINKKNNAMV from the exons ATGGCATCGAACGCCCAAGGAAGTCACATGAAGGCGCTGCTTGTTGAGCATGCCGCAGTCGAAACCTTGTTTCACTCCGCGATACTGCACATGTTTCACTGTGAAACTACTGTGGCAAAGACTGGGAAAGAAGCTGTGGATTTGTTCCTTGAGGGGAAAAAGTTTGATATTGTTCTGTGTGAGAAGGAGATGCCCGTAATGAATGGCCTGGAG GCAGTTGAGAAGATTCGTGCTATCGGAGAAACTGATGTGAAGATTGTTGGGGTTTCGGTTGATTGTAATGCCATGGAGGCGTTCATGAGCGCTGGTGCTGATGTATTTGTGCCCAAACCAATCACACTAGATGTTCTCAGCGCTATTATTCAGGAGATCATCAACAAGAAGAACAATGCAATGGTCTAG